A genomic region of Candidatus Blochmanniella pennsylvanica str. BPEN contains the following coding sequences:
- the asd gene encoding archaetidylserine decarboxylase (Phosphatidylserine decarboxylase is synthesized as a single chain precursor. Generation of the pyruvoyl active site from a Ser is coupled to cleavage of a Gly-Ser bond between the larger (beta) and smaller (alpha chains). It is an integral membrane protein.) produces MLEKIQILLQYLLPKYWITYLVGLGASWKGGWITRYAILLFIHIYKIDMKESDKPNLTDYATFNAFFTRKLHKNARPIDTNPSTLIIPADGIITQIGKINQTNIFRVKNAPYHLDGLLAGHDNIIDYFINGSFVIIYIPPQNCHRIYMPCTGTLREVLYIPGNLFSVHPKITKNMPNIFSRNERVICLFETDFGYMAQILIGAIIVGSIETTWLGTITPPREGIVRHWRYSSNNTNTDADDSIILQKGHEMGLFKLGSTVINLFGDKKVILNNLLQPYDIARIGMPLAHGHSQKK; encoded by the coding sequence ATGTTAGAAAAAATACAGATTTTATTGCAATATTTACTACCAAAATACTGGATTACTTATTTGGTAGGACTTGGGGCCTCTTGGAAAGGTGGATGGATAACACGTTATGCTATTTTGCTATTCATCCATATTTATAAAATAGACATGAAAGAATCCGATAAACCTAATTTAACTGATTATGCAACGTTTAATGCATTTTTTACTCGAAAGCTACATAAAAATGCCCGGCCTATCGATACCAACCCATCTACGTTAATTATCCCGGCTGATGGGATCATCACTCAAATAGGAAAAATAAACCAAACAAATATCTTTCGAGTAAAAAATGCCCCGTACCATTTGGATGGGTTACTAGCAGGTCATGACAATATCATTGACTATTTTATTAATGGAAGTTTCGTTATTATTTATATACCCCCACAAAACTGCCATCGTATCTACATGCCTTGTACAGGCACACTCCGTGAAGTACTATATATACCCGGTAATTTATTTTCAGTACATCCAAAAATTACTAAAAACATGCCTAATATATTTTCTCGCAATGAAAGAGTCATTTGTTTATTTGAAACAGATTTTGGCTATATGGCTCAAATTTTAATTGGTGCTATAATAGTAGGGAGTATTGAAACTACATGGCTAGGCACCATTACCCCTCCACGCGAAGGTATTGTTAGACATTGGCGTTACTCATCAAATAACACAAATACCGATGCCGATGATTCAATAATCTTACAAAAAGGACATGAAATGGGTTTATTTAAGTTAGGATCTACTGTTATTAATTTGTTCGGTGATAAAAAAGTTATTTTAAACAATCTACTACAACCGTATGATATTGCTCGTATTGGAATGCCTTTAGCGCACGGACATAGTCAAAAAAAATAA
- the orn gene encoding oligoribonuclease, translating into MRDDNLIWIDLEMTGLNPEWDRILEIATLVTDSKLNILSEGPVISIHQSESQLLLMDDWNTRVHSATGLIEKVRCSTLDETSASNLTIKFLRNWVGFKKSPICGNSIAQDRLFLFRYMPELESYFNHRYLDVSTIKELMVRWRPDLISGLRLQKTHCALDDIRESVSELMYYRKHFIQLQDAIKLII; encoded by the coding sequence ATGCGTGATGACAATTTGATATGGATTGATCTAGAGATGACTGGACTAAATCCAGAATGGGATCGTATTTTGGAAATAGCTACTTTAGTTACCGATAGTAAATTGAATATTTTATCAGAGGGTCCTGTTATATCAATACATCAATCTGAATCTCAGCTGTTATTAATGGATGATTGGAACACACGTGTTCATAGTGCTACTGGATTAATAGAAAAGGTGAGATGTAGTACATTAGATGAGACTAGCGCATCTAATTTGACAATAAAATTTTTAAGAAATTGGGTCGGTTTTAAAAAATCACCGATATGCGGAAACAGTATAGCTCAGGATCGTCTATTTTTATTTCGATATATGCCAGAATTAGAATCATATTTTAATCATCGTTATTTGGATGTGAGCACGATTAAAGAATTAATGGTTCGTTGGAGACCAGATTTGATATCTGGATTACGGTTACAGAAAACCCATTGTGCATTAGATGACATTCGTGAATCTGTTTCAGAATTAATGTATTATCGCAAGCATTTTATACAATTACAAGATGCCATAAAATTAATAATATAG
- a CDS encoding bifunctional acetyltransferase/tRNA (adenosine(37)-N6)-threonylcarbamoyltransferase complex ATPase subunit type 1 TsaE gives MMKKYVLVLSDELKTLSLGATLASVCVQGCVIYLNGYVGSGKSVFCKGFLHALGHNGHIHSPTYTLIESYILKHWRVCHFDFYRLISSEELENMGIRDYFDGRTICLIEWPKQGMGILPKEDISVTINYHDHKESRQVIIKSFSNLGHKMLDALLVRWKLDA, from the coding sequence ATGATGAAGAAATATGTGTTGGTGTTATCTGATGAACTAAAAACTCTGTCATTAGGTGCTACTTTGGCTTCTGTTTGTGTTCAAGGTTGTGTGATTTATTTAAATGGCTATGTAGGATCAGGAAAGTCTGTTTTTTGTAAGGGATTTTTACATGCATTAGGACATAATGGCCATATACATAGTCCTACTTACACTTTAATTGAATCTTATATTTTGAAACATTGGCGTGTGTGTCATTTTGATTTTTATCGGTTAATTTCTTCAGAAGAACTGGAGAACATGGGAATTAGAGATTATTTTGATGGGCGTACTATATGCTTAATAGAGTGGCCAAAACAAGGAATGGGAATTTTACCGAAAGAAGATATTTCAGTCACTATAAATTATCATGATCATAAAGAATCTAGGCAAGTCATTATAAAATCTTTTAGTAATTTAGGTCACAAAATGTTAGATGCTTTGTTAGTACGTTGGAAGTTAGACGCATGA